The genomic DNA CCGGAATTTATGAAGATACTGGAAATCTGACTTTCCCCAGCACTACTCCCAGGGATGTCCGGACTGCCGCCTTTCTTCTCGAACAGGGGGCCGACCTCAATGTGGTCAGAAAATTCATTCGGCCGGTTTACGGCTTGAAGCAAAAAGAAATCCTCGTCGAGATGCTTAAAAATGAAAAAAGAGTCAAAGTGAACGGCTTTCAGGTGAGCTTTATAAAAGTCGCCATTGAAGGGCATACCCCTGGACTTTCACCGGTTGTGGACCGCTATCATGAATTCGCCGACACCGATGCCACCTTTGCCTTCTTCGCCGAGCCTCAAAAAAATCAGTGTATGATCATTGGCCGAAGCAATGCCGACACCTTGAATGTCGGGCTTTTATTAAAAGAATTGGGGGGCGGCGGTCATCCAAATGCCGGTTCGGCCTTACTGAAATCAGCCGACACCGATGGTCTGGAAGAACGCATTGCCGACCTTATTGTCAAAAGGGAAAATCCGTCAATCCAACTCAGCGACCTCATGTCCTTCCCAGTCATTACCGTTGACCAGGATACCCTGATGCATGAGGTCGCCCTTCTTTTGAGGGAAAAGGGCTGTACCGCCTTTCCGGTCAGTGACGGGGAAACCCTGACGGGGATCATTTCGAGACGGGATTTTAAAAGGGCCAAAAAAACCAGCGATCTGAATTCTCCGGTAAAGGCCTTTATGTCCAGGAGGATCATTCA from Deltaproteobacteria bacterium includes the following:
- a CDS encoding CBS domain-containing protein, with product MHIIATHKNTDFDGFACLLAAAILYPEATPLLPKTLNANVRSFYSLHKDIFPFIEEIDLDPSLVTRLIVVDANSWSRIELPAPIPANPDLEIHIWDHHSNSGNIRGTERWVRSIGAATTLLVRKIEKEGKKISPIESTLFLAGIYEDTGNLTFPSTTPRDVRTAAFLLEQGADLNVVRKFIRPVYGLKQKEILVEMLKNEKRVKVNGFQVSFIKVAIEGHTPGLSPVVDRYHEFADTDATFAFFAEPQKNQCMIIGRSNADTLNVGLLLKELGGGGHPNAGSALLKSADTDGLEERIADLIVKRENPSIQLSDLMSFPVITVDQDTLMHEVALLLREKGCTAFPVSDGETLTGIISRRDFKRAKKTSDLNSPVKAFMSRRIIHIGTETSVTEATRLMVKHNIGRLPVLKEGKLIGIITRSDIMRYYYDMLPE